GGACCGGGAGAAGTGCTTGTTCGGATTGAGGCCGCCGGCATCTGCGGGTCGGACGTGCACATGATCAAGGGCGAGTTCTCAAGCCCTTTGGAGCAGGTGACTCCCGGCCACGAGGCGGCGGGCGTCATCGCGCAGGTGGGTGCCGCGGTACCGGTCTGGCAGGCGGGTCAGCGCGTGACCCTCGCAGCCGGAAAGAGTTCGTGTATGGTCATGGGGCAGGCGTACGACGGCGGCTGGGCCGAGTATGTCGCCGTACCCCATTATCTGCTTATCGCCGTCCCCGACAACGTGCCGATCGAGCAGGCGGCGATCATTCCCGACGCGGTCGCCACGCCGTACGGCGGGATCGTCCATCGCGGCCGGATTCGTCTCGGTGAGGTCGTCGGCCTCTGGGGAATAGGCGGTCTGGGTCAGCATGCGGTACAGATCGCCCGCTTGTCAGGCGCCCGCCTGATCATCGCCATCGATCCCGTCGATGCCGCCCGACAGCGGGCGTTGGCGCTCGGCGCCGATCATGCCCTGGATCCGCGCGCGGTTGACGTCCGCGCGGAAGTCATGCACCTCACTGAAAACAAAGGGCTCAACCTGGCGGTCGAACTGTCCGGGAGTGGCAGCGCCCTCGACCAAACGGTTGCCTGCCTCGGTTTCCGTGGGCGGTCGGTCGTCGTCGGCATGTCCACGGAGCCGGTCCGGCTCACTGAGCTGTCCGTCATGTTCGGGTATAACAACCACTCCCTGCTCGGGTTCGACGGCGGGCAGGAGGGCGACGTCGAAACGCTGATGTGCCTCGCCGCCTCCGGTCGACTGGATTTGTCCCGCTCGGTCTCGCACATCTTGCCTCTGGAGGAGGTCGCCCGAGGCGTCGAGATGCTAAGCAAGAAGATCGACAACCCAGCCCGCATCGTCGTGAAGCCGTAGCCGGCGAGGCAGTCGTTTTCTCCATCGCGAACGGCGCAAGAGTCACTCCGTATCCGATCCGCGCCAACAACAATACGCGCATTTGAGGAGAGCAACGATGTGCTCGCGCGTGATGTGGACCGATAACGGACAGGCCATCGTGGTCGGACGGAAACCGGACTGACCGGAAGAAGTGCGGACCGATCTTTGGGCCTTCCCGCGCGGCATCGCGCATGTCGCAGCGATCTCGTCGGCGATGTCACCGCCGTCTTCAAGCTCAGCGC
The window above is part of the Methylovirgula sp. HY1 genome. Proteins encoded here:
- a CDS encoding zinc-binding dehydrogenase — translated: MTKATMRAARFDRASLQLTVQDVPVPQPGPGEVLVRIEAAGICGSDVHMIKGEFSSPLEQVTPGHEAAGVIAQVGAAVPVWQAGQRVTLAAGKSSCMVMGQAYDGGWAEYVAVPHYLLIAVPDNVPIEQAAIIPDAVATPYGGIVHRGRIRLGEVVGLWGIGGLGQHAVQIARLSGARLIIAIDPVDAARQRALALGADHALDPRAVDVRAEVMHLTENKGLNLAVELSGSGSALDQTVACLGFRGRSVVVGMSTEPVRLTELSVMFGYNNHSLLGFDGGQEGDVETLMCLAASGRLDLSRSVSHILPLEEVARGVEMLSKKIDNPARIVVKP